The proteins below are encoded in one region of Knoellia sp. S7-12:
- the sucD gene encoding succinate--CoA ligase subunit alpha, translating into MAIFLNADSKVIVQGMTGAVGMKHTTLMLADGTAVVGGVNPKKAGTSVDVDGTEIPVFGSVKEAMEATGANVSVVFVPPAFTKSAVVEAIDAEIPLVVVITEGVPVKDSAEFFNYSLGKTTRIIGPNCPGLISPGKSNAGIIPGDIAGAGRIGLVSKSGTLTYQMMYELREFGFSTAIGIGGDPIIGTTHIDALEAFQADDETDAIVMIGEIGGDAEERAAAYIQEHVTKPVVGYVAGFTAPEGKTMGHAGAIVSGSSGTAQAKKEALEAAGVKVGKTPSETAELMREIMRSL; encoded by the coding sequence ATGGCAATCTTTTTGAACGCAGACAGCAAGGTCATCGTCCAGGGCATGACCGGTGCTGTCGGCATGAAGCACACGACGCTGATGCTCGCTGACGGCACCGCCGTCGTCGGTGGCGTCAACCCCAAGAAGGCCGGCACGTCGGTCGATGTCGACGGAACGGAGATCCCGGTCTTCGGTTCGGTCAAGGAGGCCATGGAGGCCACTGGCGCCAACGTCTCCGTCGTCTTCGTCCCGCCGGCCTTCACCAAGTCCGCCGTGGTCGAGGCGATCGACGCCGAGATCCCGCTCGTCGTCGTCATCACCGAGGGCGTGCCGGTCAAGGACTCGGCCGAGTTCTTCAACTATTCGCTCGGCAAGACCACCCGGATCATCGGCCCGAACTGCCCTGGCCTCATCAGCCCCGGCAAGTCCAACGCCGGCATCATCCCCGGCGACATCGCCGGGGCCGGCCGCATTGGCCTCGTCTCGAAGTCGGGCACCCTGACCTACCAGATGATGTACGAGTTGCGTGAGTTCGGCTTCTCCACCGCCATCGGCATCGGCGGTGACCCAATCATCGGCACCACGCACATCGACGCGCTCGAGGCGTTTCAGGCCGACGACGAGACCGACGCGATCGTCATGATCGGCGAGATCGGTGGCGACGCCGAGGAGCGGGCAGCGGCCTACATCCAGGAGCACGTCACGAAGCCGGTCGTCGGCTACGTCGCGGGCTTCACCGCTCCCGAGGGCAAGACGATGGGCCACGCCGGCGCCATCGTCTCCGGCTCGTCGGGCACCGCCCAGGCCAAGAAGGAGGCCCTCGAGGCCGCCGGAGTCAAGGTCGGCAAGACGCCGTCCGAGACGGCCGAGCTCATGCGCGAGATCATGCGGAGCCTCTGA
- the sucC gene encoding ADP-forming succinate--CoA ligase subunit beta gives MDLFEYQARDVFEKHGVPVLAGAVATTPEEARAAAETIGAKSGGVTVVKAQVKTGGRGKAGGVKVAKTADQAEQFASEILGMDIKGHTVHQVMIAQGAQIAEEYYFSVLLDRTNRTYLAMCSVEGGMDIEQLAVERPEALAKIAVDPNVGIDTAKGQEIVDAAGFDAETGAKIVPVLEKLWLVYRDEDATLVEVNPLVKTNDGDIVALDGKVTLDENADFRQPDHLALEDKAAADPLEAAAKEKNLNYVKLDGNVGIIGNGAGLVMSTLDVVAYAGESVGSKPANFLDIGGGASAEVMANGLGIILGDEQVKSVFVNVFGGITACDEVARGIVGALDTLGDAATKPLVVRLDGNNVDEGRRILAERNHPLVTIEATMDGAAAKAAELAAQASAN, from the coding sequence GTGGACCTTTTCGAGTACCAGGCACGCGATGTGTTCGAGAAGCACGGTGTACCCGTGCTGGCTGGAGCAGTTGCCACCACCCCTGAGGAAGCCCGCGCGGCCGCCGAGACCATCGGGGCCAAGAGCGGCGGCGTCACCGTCGTCAAGGCGCAGGTCAAGACCGGCGGACGAGGCAAGGCCGGCGGCGTCAAGGTCGCGAAGACTGCCGACCAGGCCGAGCAGTTCGCCAGTGAGATCCTCGGCATGGACATCAAGGGCCACACGGTCCACCAAGTGATGATCGCCCAGGGCGCGCAGATCGCCGAGGAGTACTACTTCTCCGTGCTGCTCGACCGCACCAACCGCACCTACCTCGCGATGTGCAGCGTCGAGGGCGGCATGGACATCGAGCAGCTGGCCGTCGAGCGCCCCGAGGCCCTCGCCAAGATCGCCGTCGACCCCAATGTGGGCATTGACACGGCCAAGGGCCAGGAGATCGTCGACGCGGCCGGCTTCGACGCCGAGACCGGCGCCAAGATCGTGCCCGTCCTCGAGAAGCTGTGGCTCGTCTACCGCGACGAGGACGCGACGCTGGTCGAGGTCAACCCGCTCGTCAAGACCAACGACGGCGACATCGTGGCGCTGGACGGCAAGGTCACCCTCGACGAGAACGCCGACTTCCGTCAGCCCGACCACCTCGCGCTCGAGGACAAGGCCGCTGCTGACCCGCTCGAGGCGGCCGCCAAGGAGAAGAACCTCAACTACGTGAAGCTCGACGGCAACGTCGGCATCATCGGCAACGGCGCGGGCCTCGTCATGAGCACGCTCGACGTCGTCGCCTACGCCGGCGAGTCGGTCGGCTCCAAGCCGGCCAACTTCCTCGACATCGGTGGCGGTGCGAGCGCCGAGGTCATGGCCAACGGGCTCGGCATCATCCTCGGCGACGAGCAGGTCAAGTCGGTCTTCGTCAACGTTTTCGGTGGCATCACCGCCTGTGACGAGGTCGCCCGCGGCATCGTCGGTGCCCTTGACACGCTCGGCGACGCAGCGACCAAGCCGCTCGTCGTGCGCCTCGACGGCAACAACGTGGACGAGGGCCGCCGCATCCTCGCGGAGCGCAACCACCCGCTCGTGACCATCGAAGCGACCATGGACGGCGCCGCGGCCAAGGCCGCCGAGCTCGCTGCCCAGGCTTCTGCGAACTGA
- a CDS encoding alpha/beta fold hydrolase: MIDRARHAVMAGAALARGVGTLLTPRAIVGMAIEGAWISTHLATYPLGIFQERTEGLRGYRIEHLAPVQRGLIISHLEAAGTPILLVHGFVDNRSIFTLLRRGLTRRGFGSVYAMNYSSLTADIRTAAAQLGEEIEAIVADTGYEKIHIVGHSLGGLIARYYVTRLAGDQHVHTLVTLGTPHQGTYSAYALPSRLGAQMRPGSGLINELDEPAPGCTTRFISYWSDTDVVIVPQGNGRLRHPDLSVRNIRLHGVGHISLPIVGDVVHGISTALAELDQDGGTLTAGVTPIALRARPEDSAALHGRRFEGGRHTAQART, from the coding sequence ATGATCGACCGTGCCCGCCATGCCGTCATGGCCGGCGCCGCACTCGCCCGCGGCGTGGGGACGCTCCTCACTCCGCGAGCCATTGTCGGGATGGCGATCGAGGGTGCCTGGATCTCGACCCACCTGGCGACCTACCCGCTCGGGATCTTCCAGGAACGCACCGAGGGTTTGCGCGGCTACCGCATCGAGCACCTGGCCCCGGTCCAGCGCGGACTGATCATCTCCCACCTCGAGGCCGCCGGAACCCCGATCCTGCTCGTCCACGGGTTCGTCGACAACCGCTCCATCTTCACCCTGCTCCGCCGCGGCCTGACCCGGCGCGGGTTCGGCTCGGTCTACGCCATGAATTACTCATCGCTCACGGCCGACATCCGCACCGCCGCCGCCCAACTCGGCGAGGAGATCGAGGCAATCGTTGCCGACACCGGCTACGAGAAGATCCACATCGTCGGCCACAGCCTCGGCGGCCTCATCGCCCGCTACTACGTCACCCGCCTCGCAGGTGACCAGCACGTCCACACGCTCGTCACGTTGGGAACTCCCCACCAGGGCACCTACAGCGCCTACGCCCTTCCGAGTCGCCTCGGCGCCCAGATGCGCCCCGGAAGCGGCCTCATCAACGAGCTCGACGAACCCGCGCCCGGCTGCACCACGCGGTTCATCAGCTACTGGTCGGACACCGACGTCGTGATCGTGCCGCAGGGCAACGGCAGGCTGCGCCACCCTGACCTCTCGGTCCGCAACATCCGCCTCCACGGGGTCGGGCACATCTCCCTTCCGATCGTGGGCGACGTCGTCCACGGCATCTCCACGGCGCTCGCCGAGCTGGACCAGGACGGGGGGACGCTCACCGCAGGCGTCACCCCCATCGCCCTTCGCGCCCGCCCGGAGGACAGTGCGGCCCTGCACGGACGACGCTTCGAGGGCGGACGGCATACGGCGCAGGCCCGAACCTGA
- a CDS encoding M23 family metallopeptidase, whose product MTATGATVAESAPLTLDLTAAQAQTARDQAATEVAQQADLSTRRQQVAIQTAALQGRVTEQKRVARDKIRVAAVAKAKADAKLAAEAKLEREGKRWVQAIEGARFTSGYGMRWGRMHWGNDFGTPVGTPLRAMSRGTVTFTGSNGARGNLVRITYWDGTESYYAHMSSFTSGPGDEVMPGDIVGYSGNTGRSTGPHLHLEIHPNGQAQGIDPAPWLAAKGLQ is encoded by the coding sequence GTGACAGCCACCGGTGCCACCGTTGCCGAGTCCGCTCCACTGACCCTTGACCTGACGGCTGCCCAGGCGCAGACCGCTCGGGACCAGGCCGCCACCGAGGTCGCCCAGCAGGCTGATCTGTCCACGCGCCGGCAGCAGGTCGCCATCCAGACGGCGGCACTGCAGGGCCGCGTCACCGAGCAGAAGCGCGTCGCCCGCGACAAGATCCGCGTCGCTGCCGTTGCCAAGGCCAAGGCCGATGCCAAGCTCGCCGCCGAGGCCAAGTTGGAGCGCGAAGGCAAGCGTTGGGTTCAGGCCATCGAGGGTGCCAGGTTCACGTCCGGCTATGGCATGCGCTGGGGACGCATGCACTGGGGCAACGACTTCGGCACTCCCGTCGGCACACCTCTTCGCGCAATGTCGCGCGGCACGGTCACCTTCACCGGCAGCAACGGCGCCCGGGGCAACCTTGTGCGGATCACCTACTGGGACGGCACCGAGTCCTACTACGCCCACATGAGCAGCTTCACGTCCGGTCCGGGCGACGAGGTCATGCCGGGCGACATCGTCGGCTACTCCGGCAACACGGGTCGCTCCACCGGCCCGCACCTCCACCTCGAGATCCACCCGAACGGGCAGGCGCAGGGCATCGACCCCGCTCCGTGGCTCGCGGCCAAGGGTCTTCAGTGA
- the pcrA gene encoding DNA helicase PcrA has protein sequence MSTLFDGLNFGEPQPAKDPQTTHRTPPATTHESADAALVNAAGVPSWAMSDRETPPEPAWGGTPAQDPETLLEGLNQEQREAVLHAGGPLLIIAGAGSGKTRVLAHRIGYLLAARGVQPGQILAITFTNKAAAEMRERVADLVGPRARAMWVLTFHSACVRILRREADKVGMKSTFSIYDAADSQRLMSMVIRDMDLDPKRYNPRTFTHQVSNLKNELIDEETYAARVGSEPSAENPGGTHTERLLADAYTAYQRRLRQANALDFDDIIMLTVHMLQAFPDVAEHYRRRFRHVMVDEYQDTNHAQYQLIRELVGHGGARGEHAVEPSELVVVGDADQSIYAFRGATIRNIVEFEEDYPDARTILLERNYRSTQTILTAANAVISRNESRRKKNLWTDSGAGAPIVGYVGDNEHDEASFVARSIDKLGDEHGVKPGDVAVFYRTNAQSRALEEVFVRVGLPYKVVGGTRFYERREVKDALAYLRVLSNPADTVNLRRILNVPKRGIGDRAEAVVAALAERERISFVEALGRPEDAPGIATRSIACIKGFTALLEDLGRVRDDDDAGVSDLLEAIVEKSGYLAELRASHDPQDETRIENLAELVAVAREFDEARAQTGEVNSLEDFLERVSLVADADEIPDSAEAEEQGVVTLMTLHTAKGLEFPVVFLTGMEDGTFPHLRSLADPKELEEERRLAYVGITRARERLHLSRAAVRSAWGAPQYNPPSRFLDEIPAELLSWERELSGAAAIGHRGQRPAVASLAARPGVRSPGNRPIIALSAGDKVTHDSFGMGSVVRTMGEGDKTQAEVDFGGETGVKRFLLRFAPLEKL, from the coding sequence ATGAGCACCCTTTTTGATGGCCTGAACTTTGGCGAACCCCAGCCCGCCAAGGACCCCCAGACGACCCACCGCACGCCCCCGGCCACGACCCACGAGAGCGCCGACGCCGCGCTGGTCAACGCCGCAGGCGTCCCCTCGTGGGCGATGTCTGACCGTGAGACGCCGCCAGAGCCCGCTTGGGGCGGGACGCCCGCCCAGGACCCCGAAACCCTGCTCGAGGGCCTCAACCAGGAGCAGCGCGAAGCCGTCCTCCATGCTGGCGGTCCGCTCCTCATCATCGCCGGAGCAGGCTCGGGCAAGACCCGCGTCCTCGCGCACCGGATCGGCTATCTCCTCGCCGCCCGGGGCGTGCAGCCCGGCCAGATCCTCGCGATCACCTTCACCAACAAGGCCGCCGCAGAGATGCGTGAGCGGGTCGCAGACCTCGTGGGCCCCCGGGCCAGGGCGATGTGGGTCCTGACCTTCCACAGTGCCTGCGTGCGGATCCTGCGCCGCGAGGCCGACAAGGTCGGGATGAAGTCGACGTTCTCGATCTACGACGCGGCTGACTCCCAGCGCCTCATGTCGATGGTCATCCGCGACATGGACCTCGACCCCAAGCGCTACAACCCGCGCACGTTCACCCACCAGGTGAGCAACCTCAAGAACGAGCTGATCGACGAAGAGACGTATGCCGCCCGCGTGGGCTCCGAGCCCAGCGCCGAGAACCCGGGTGGCACCCATACCGAACGGCTGCTCGCCGACGCCTACACGGCATACCAACGTCGTCTGCGTCAGGCCAACGCGCTCGACTTCGACGACATCATCATGCTCACGGTCCACATGCTGCAGGCGTTCCCGGACGTGGCAGAGCACTACCGCCGCCGATTCCGGCACGTCATGGTCGACGAGTACCAGGACACCAACCACGCGCAGTACCAACTGATTCGTGAGCTCGTGGGTCACGGTGGAGCACGGGGAGAACACGCCGTCGAGCCCAGTGAACTTGTGGTCGTCGGTGACGCGGACCAGTCGATCTATGCGTTTCGAGGGGCAACGATCCGCAACATCGTCGAGTTCGAGGAGGACTACCCGGACGCCCGGACGATCCTGCTCGAGCGCAACTACCGCTCGACCCAGACGATCCTCACCGCGGCCAACGCGGTCATCTCGCGCAACGAGTCGCGACGCAAGAAGAACCTGTGGACCGACTCCGGCGCAGGTGCTCCGATTGTCGGCTACGTCGGTGACAACGAGCACGACGAGGCCTCGTTCGTGGCGCGCTCCATCGACAAACTGGGTGACGAGCACGGGGTGAAGCCCGGCGACGTCGCGGTTTTCTATCGCACCAACGCGCAGTCACGTGCCCTCGAAGAGGTCTTCGTCCGCGTCGGCCTGCCGTACAAAGTCGTCGGCGGCACCCGGTTCTATGAGCGCCGCGAGGTCAAGGACGCGCTCGCCTACCTGCGCGTGCTGTCCAACCCGGCCGACACGGTCAACCTGCGCCGCATCCTCAACGTGCCCAAGCGCGGCATCGGCGATCGGGCCGAAGCCGTCGTTGCCGCACTGGCGGAGCGCGAGCGCATCTCCTTCGTCGAGGCCCTGGGGCGTCCCGAGGACGCCCCCGGCATCGCCACCCGCTCGATCGCGTGCATCAAGGGGTTCACCGCGCTGCTTGAGGACCTGGGCAGGGTCCGCGATGACGATGACGCCGGGGTCTCTGACCTGCTCGAGGCTATCGTCGAGAAGTCCGGCTACCTGGCTGAGCTGCGTGCCAGCCATGACCCGCAGGACGAGACCCGCATCGAGAACCTCGCCGAGCTCGTCGCCGTGGCCCGCGAGTTCGATGAGGCCCGCGCCCAGACCGGTGAGGTCAACAGCCTTGAGGACTTCCTCGAGCGTGTCTCGCTCGTCGCCGACGCGGATGAGATCCCCGACTCGGCTGAGGCTGAGGAGCAGGGCGTCGTCACCCTCATGACTCTGCACACGGCCAAGGGGCTCGAGTTCCCTGTCGTGTTCCTCACCGGCATGGAGGATGGCACGTTCCCGCACCTGCGTTCGCTCGCTGACCCCAAGGAGCTCGAAGAGGAGCGGCGTCTCGCCTACGTCGGCATCACCCGGGCGCGCGAGCGGCTTCATCTGTCGCGGGCCGCGGTCCGGTCGGCGTGGGGTGCGCCGCAATACAACCCACCGAGCCGGTTCCTCGACGAGATCCCCGCCGAGCTCCTCTCGTGGGAGCGCGAGCTGAGCGGTGCCGCCGCCATCGGACACCGCGGCCAGCGCCCGGCCGTCGCGTCGCTCGCGGCCCGGCCCGGGGTGCGTTCGCCCGGCAACCGCCCGATCATCGCGTTGTCAGCTGGTGACAAGGTCACCCACGACTCGTTCGGTATGGGCAGTGTCGTCCGCACCATGGGTGAAGGCGACAAGACGCAGGCCGAGGTCGACTTCGGTGGCGAGACCGGCGTCAAGCGCTTCCTCTTGCGCTTCGCCCCACTCGAAAAGCTCTGA
- a CDS encoding ABC-F family ATP-binding cassette domain-containing protein gives MSHPLVVRDVSHGYEGRAVLDAIDLTVAPGQRVGVIGENGSGKSTLIRLAAGIEQPDHGTITRPDDLGYLAQDSGLDPHDTVGDVLSQALAPLHGAVAQLENLAGDLTNPVAAQTYDDVLMWATFHDAWDADRRAEVSAQRLGLEAIDRTHTVSELSGGQRSRLALAALLTRRPECLVLDEPTNHLDDQALEYLESELNHLPGAVLVASHDRTFLDTVCTAVVDLDPSHFGTDGEGGRRFTGNYTAYLTFRRDSQRRWEEAYAAQQDELADLRTAARTTTSDVAHNRAPRDNDKFIHAFKGARVQKSASRRSRDAQQRIEVHERAQVPKPRPPLRFAAEFTAASAASAASAGSVRVRDLVVDGRVHLPRLDVATGEHVLVEGANGSGKSTLLKVLAGRITPDAGDVQVSARRVGLLTQDVDFPEPGATVRATFRATGSELLLGELGLIHPRDVDRPVGLLSEGQQRRLALAVVIGEQPEVLLLDEPTNHLSLALVEEVEAALARTPVTVIVASHDRWLREGWAGPRLLLK, from the coding sequence ATGTCTCATCCCCTCGTCGTCCGCGACGTCTCCCACGGCTACGAAGGCCGCGCCGTCCTCGATGCCATCGACCTCACCGTCGCCCCCGGTCAACGAGTCGGTGTCATCGGTGAGAACGGTTCGGGCAAGTCGACGCTCATCCGCCTCGCGGCCGGCATCGAGCAGCCGGACCACGGCACGATCACCAGACCCGATGACCTCGGTTACCTCGCACAGGACAGCGGCCTCGATCCGCACGACACCGTCGGCGACGTCCTCTCCCAGGCCCTTGCGCCACTCCACGGTGCGGTCGCACAGCTCGAGAATCTCGCCGGCGACCTCACCAATCCCGTTGCGGCACAGACCTATGACGACGTCCTGATGTGGGCGACGTTCCACGACGCCTGGGATGCCGACCGCCGCGCCGAGGTCTCCGCGCAACGTCTCGGCCTCGAGGCCATCGACCGCACCCACACCGTCAGTGAACTCAGCGGAGGGCAGCGCAGTCGCCTCGCCCTCGCCGCCCTCCTCACGAGGCGCCCAGAATGCCTCGTCCTCGACGAACCCACCAACCACCTCGACGACCAAGCGCTCGAATACCTCGAGTCCGAGCTCAACCACCTCCCGGGTGCCGTCCTCGTCGCAAGCCACGACCGCACCTTCCTCGACACCGTCTGCACCGCCGTCGTCGACCTCGACCCCAGCCACTTCGGGACGGACGGCGAAGGCGGGCGACGCTTCACCGGCAACTACACGGCATACCTGACATTTCGTCGCGACTCCCAGCGACGCTGGGAGGAGGCGTATGCCGCCCAGCAGGACGAGCTTGCCGACCTGCGGACTGCGGCCCGCACGACGACGAGCGACGTCGCGCACAACCGGGCACCGCGCGACAACGACAAGTTCATCCACGCCTTCAAGGGGGCGCGGGTCCAGAAGTCGGCAAGCCGTCGCAGTCGTGACGCCCAGCAGCGCATCGAGGTCCACGAGCGTGCCCAAGTGCCCAAGCCGCGTCCACCGCTGCGGTTCGCTGCGGAGTTCACCGCCGCGTCCGCCGCCTCCGCCGCCTCCGCCGGCTCGGTCCGGGTCCGCGACCTCGTCGTCGATGGACGGGTTCACCTGCCGCGCCTCGATGTGGCGACGGGGGAGCACGTCCTCGTCGAGGGGGCGAACGGCTCCGGCAAGTCCACCCTCCTCAAGGTTCTGGCAGGGCGGATCACCCCCGACGCAGGTGACGTGCAGGTGTCCGCGCGGCGCGTCGGCCTCCTCACCCAGGACGTCGACTTCCCTGAACCGGGGGCAACCGTGCGAGCGACCTTCCGCGCGACCGGCTCGGAGCTCCTCCTCGGCGAGCTCGGCCTCATTCACCCCCGCGACGTCGACCGGCCCGTCGGGCTCCTCAGCGAAGGTCAGCAACGTCGCCTTGCCCTCGCCGTCGTCATCGGTGAGCAGCCCGAGGTCCTGCTGCTCGACGAGCCGACCAACCACCTGTCACTCGCGCTGGTCGAGGAGGTCGAGGCAGCTCTGGCCCGCACGCCCGTCACCGTCATCGTCGCGAGTCACGACCGTTGGCTGCGCGAGGGGTGGGCCGGTCCGCGCCTTCTCCTGAAGTGA
- a CDS encoding PadR family transcriptional regulator, which translates to MGKAKVREDRQSQWLKGVLDLAVLAALSRETSAYGYTLMASLAEFGFEGIKGGTIYPLLGRLEEDGLVKSEWVTGQAGPPRKYFWLTPRGRAELDAGRKGWNTFASSMTTALRG; encoded by the coding sequence ATGGGGAAGGCCAAAGTGCGCGAGGACCGGCAGAGCCAGTGGCTCAAAGGTGTCCTCGACCTTGCCGTGCTCGCGGCCCTGTCGCGCGAGACGTCGGCCTACGGCTATACGCTCATGGCCAGCCTTGCCGAGTTCGGTTTCGAGGGGATCAAGGGCGGCACGATCTACCCGTTGCTCGGGAGGCTCGAGGAGGACGGTCTCGTCAAGAGCGAGTGGGTCACCGGGCAGGCCGGACCCCCGCGGAAGTACTTCTGGCTGACCCCGAGAGGACGGGCCGAGCTCGACGCCGGCCGTAAGGGATGGAACACCTTCGCCTCGTCGATGACCACGGCTCTGAGGGGATGA
- a CDS encoding DUF222 domain-containing protein, with amino-acid sequence MESTAATAALEGRYAALRASASELDSEELLDVIELAQREKDAASARQAVALAHLSARDCHVQEDGTSAEVHHGLGYQRLDGPELAAPRLGVSVHVATNRTMDAIRQLTRTPAVVDAMASGDLDEQRARTVTEETEFLSPQSAAEVVNRVKDVWGQLTVGPLRQLLARTAAQVDPDAVTANAEDERARRGLTRRVGVHGTDHWRGDFGVEQARGAWAAVTERARQLVREGLADTLELARADAMMELILEHSDVKVVIHATRAANSADADASTADADTTDTSTEEQPTGASAPGATGAADPATAPPTAAASTATTGAVEDLVEVGGLGAPGTTFVRRDWLDNTGTSDPERELTCDSDTGALIHGDVPPAFARGQARARRAHRARERAKDHAKPSFAKAATVDFSQSYRVPDAMARLIRLRDGSCRFPGCATPARQCDLDHVQPWPTGLTTPTNLICLCRRHHRIKQRDGWTVKLHPDATATWTDPTGLHQTTWPVDHLHLVTAGHTHRDPTAFARTNTGPTQIPSTFEEELIELLGGPDQAQPRTYPISFDINGNTYGGPPPRIDFDTTLQHGTGPWDQILIDFPPRPPETIPF; translated from the coding sequence ATGGAAAGCACCGCCGCGACCGCCGCCCTTGAGGGCCGGTATGCCGCGTTGCGCGCCTCTGCTTCTGAGTTGGATTCCGAGGAGCTCCTGGACGTGATCGAGTTGGCGCAGCGTGAGAAGGATGCGGCGTCGGCTCGGCAGGCGGTGGCGTTGGCGCACCTGTCGGCGCGCGATTGCCACGTGCAGGAGGACGGCACGAGCGCCGAGGTGCATCACGGGTTGGGCTATCAACGACTGGATGGTCCCGAGTTGGCTGCTCCCCGGTTGGGGGTGTCGGTGCATGTTGCGACGAACCGGACCATGGATGCGATCCGGCAGCTGACCCGCACCCCGGCCGTGGTCGATGCGATGGCCAGTGGTGACCTGGATGAGCAGCGGGCCCGCACCGTCACGGAGGAGACCGAGTTCCTGTCGCCGCAGTCCGCTGCTGAGGTCGTTAACCGGGTCAAGGACGTGTGGGGCCAGTTGACGGTCGGGCCGTTGCGCCAACTGCTCGCACGCACCGCCGCACAGGTGGACCCCGATGCGGTGACCGCGAACGCTGAGGACGAGCGTGCCCGACGCGGGTTGACCCGCCGGGTGGGGGTGCATGGCACCGATCACTGGCGTGGTGACTTCGGTGTCGAACAGGCCCGGGGTGCGTGGGCTGCCGTCACCGAACGCGCCCGCCAACTCGTGCGTGAAGGCCTCGCCGACACGCTTGAGTTGGCTCGGGCCGACGCGATGATGGAACTCATCCTTGAACACAGTGATGTCAAGGTCGTCATCCACGCCACCCGCGCCGCCAACAGCGCCGACGCAGACGCGAGCACTGCCGACGCCGACACCACGGACACGTCGACTGAAGAGCAGCCCACGGGTGCCTCAGCGCCCGGTGCGACAGGAGCCGCTGACCCCGCCACGGCACCCCCGACGGCTGCGGCCTCCACCGCGACGACCGGCGCGGTGGAGGACCTTGTCGAGGTCGGCGGGTTGGGTGCGCCGGGCACGACGTTCGTACGCCGCGACTGGCTCGACAACACCGGCACCTCCGACCCCGAGCGTGAACTGACCTGTGACAGCGACACCGGTGCCCTCATACACGGTGACGTCCCGCCAGCATTCGCCCGCGGCCAGGCTCGCGCCCGCAGGGCCCACCGCGCCCGAGAACGAGCCAAAGACCACGCCAAGCCCTCTTTCGCGAAGGCCGCCACCGTCGACTTCAGCCAGTCCTACCGGGTGCCCGACGCCATGGCCCGACTCATCCGACTCCGCGACGGATCCTGCCGCTTCCCCGGCTGCGCCACCCCCGCCCGACAGTGCGACCTCGACCACGTCCAACCCTGGCCGACCGGCCTCACCACCCCCACAAACCTCATCTGCCTGTGCCGGCGTCACCACCGCATCAAGCAACGCGACGGGTGGACCGTGAAACTGCACCCCGACGCCACCGCCACCTGGACCGACCCCACCGGACTGCACCAAACCACCTGGCCCGTGGACCACCTCCACCTCGTCACCGCCGGCCACACCCACCGCGACCCCACCGCCTTCGCGCGCACCAACACAGGCCCCACCCAGATCCCCTCCACCTTCGAAGAAGAACTCATCGAACTCCTCGGCGGCCCCGACCAAGCCCAACCCCGCACCTACCCCATCAGCTTCGACATCAACGGCAACACCTACGGCGGACCACCCCCACGCATCGACTTCGACACCACCCTCCAACACGGCACCGGACCCTGGGACCAGATCCTCATCGACTTCCCACCCCGACCACCAGAAACCATCCCCTTCTGA